From a region of the Capricornis sumatraensis isolate serow.1 chromosome 22, serow.2, whole genome shotgun sequence genome:
- the LOC138069528 gene encoding protein C19orf12 homolog → MTSGKFKPVPQIIMELPADEKKRLFINTIAILRKLSWTNVEQLTVLVMGSKTLQKQLVDMLNSYFIKELGSEMK, encoded by the coding sequence ATGACGAGTGGAAAGTTTAAGCCAGTTCCTCAGATCATAATGGAGCTACCGGCTGACGAAAAGAAGAGGCTCTTTATCAATACCATTGCCATCCTTAGAAAGCTGTCCTGGACGAATGTTGAGCAGCTGACCGTGCTGGTCATGGGCAGTAAGACCCTGCAGAAGCAGCTGGTAGATATGCTGAATAGCTATTTCATCAAGGAGCTGGGATCAGAAATGAAGTAG